One segment of Acidimicrobiales bacterium DNA contains the following:
- a CDS encoding MFS transporter produces the protein MSESGDEAAAPTGHWDRSVTALLLSVFCASSAAFAGVTALGIQVFDLTGREIDLGLLGLAEFAPALLLVLVTGSVADRFDRRRVTAIGALSEGAVAVVLAWYAASDPTAVAPIFVLVVLFGTARAFVAPTSRSLPADLMAPEDLPWLVARHSATWQLAIIFGPVLGGTLYAVDPALPYAAMAVLLFTAAVSVSLVRIRPDAHHPVSEAAEAQETLLRGAPLLEDPVDAAAVEALEAPSATAGVAPARVGHEALEGLRFIRRTPILLGAISLDLFAVLFGGAIALLPALAEQRLGVGPVGLGWLRAAGGIGAGVVTLRLARHPLKRHVGRILLVVVAIFGLGTIVLGATTSYAVAFVAMLVLSGSDAISVFIRATLVPLVTPRDKRGRVLAVENVFIGGSNELGAFESGVAGQFFGAGGAVVLGGIATVLISAGWWVFFPALRDVDSFPAGAED, from the coding sequence ATGAGCGAGTCGGGCGACGAGGCGGCCGCGCCGACCGGCCACTGGGACCGCTCGGTCACCGCGCTGTTGCTGAGCGTCTTCTGCGCCTCGTCGGCGGCCTTCGCCGGCGTCACCGCCCTCGGCATCCAGGTGTTCGACCTCACCGGCCGCGAGATCGACCTCGGCCTGCTCGGCCTCGCCGAGTTCGCGCCGGCCCTCCTGCTCGTCCTCGTCACGGGCTCGGTGGCCGACCGCTTCGACCGCCGGCGGGTCACCGCCATCGGCGCGCTGTCCGAGGGGGCGGTGGCCGTCGTCCTGGCCTGGTACGCCGCCAGCGACCCGACTGCGGTCGCCCCCATCTTCGTGCTGGTGGTGCTCTTCGGCACCGCCCGCGCCTTCGTCGCCCCCACCTCCCGCTCGCTGCCGGCCGACCTGATGGCACCAGAGGACCTGCCGTGGCTGGTCGCCCGCCACTCCGCCACCTGGCAGCTGGCCATCATCTTCGGGCCCGTCCTGGGCGGCACCCTCTACGCCGTCGACCCGGCCCTGCCGTACGCCGCCATGGCCGTGCTGCTCTTCACCGCGGCGGTCTCGGTGAGCCTCGTGCGCATCCGCCCCGACGCCCACCACCCGGTGTCCGAAGCCGCCGAGGCGCAGGAGACGCTCCTTCGGGGGGCGCCCCTGCTCGAGGACCCCGTCGACGCCGCCGCCGTCGAAGCCCTCGAAGCGCCCTCGGCGACGGCCGGGGTGGCGCCCGCCCGAGTGGGCCACGAGGCGCTCGAGGGGCTCCGCTTCATCCGCCGCACCCCGATCCTGCTCGGGGCCATCTCCCTCGACCTCTTCGCGGTGCTCTTCGGCGGGGCCATCGCCCTGCTGCCGGCGCTCGCCGAGCAGCGCCTCGGCGTGGGCCCCGTCGGCCTCGGGTGGCTGCGGGCGGCCGGCGGCATCGGCGCCGGCGTCGTCACCCTCCGCCTCGCCCGGCATCCCCTGAAGCGCCACGTGGGGCGCATCCTGCTCGTGGTCGTCGCCATCTTCGGCCTCGGCACGATCGTGCTCGGCGCCACCACCAGCTACGCGGTCGCGTTCGTGGCCATGCTCGTGCTGTCCGGGTCGGACGCCATCAGCGTGTTCATCCGGGCCACGCTCGTCCCCCTGGTCACGCCGCGGGACAAGCGCGGGCGGGTGCTCGCGGTCGAGAACGTCTTCATCGGGGGATCCAACGAGCTCGGCGCCTTCGAGTCCGGCGTGGCCGGCCAGTTCTTCGGCGCCGGCGGCGCGGTGGTGCTCGGCGGCATCGCCACCGTGTTGATCTCCGCCGGGTGGTGGGTCTTCTTCCCCGCCCTGCGCGACGTCGACAGCTTCCCGGCGGGCGCCGAGGACTGA
- a CDS encoding metallophosphoesterase produces MAPSTLSLLLALLAVPVFVGGVWAIARRHHGIEAAAFELGLAVLIGVGQLAVVLAVGGNNFDAMSVVYLDVVVALPLIALILLLGGLVGRRWGLPRLGRVASILAVLVLVALPLFGFYATHVEPYAVSVDRASLALPAERSGDDVIRVGVLTDLQTTEIGGYERRAVRLLQEERPDIVFVCGDLFQGTPGQFAANREALRDLFTGIDAPGGVYVVQGDTDDGPTLAELFAGTSVTYLWNQVVDTQVADRRVRIAGLGLGRGREGRAALAELTAAPPTTVRLALTHRPDWITEVPGTPGAVDLMVAGHTHGGQIQLPLIGPLMTLTDVPRDVAAGGLHDIEGTPIYVSHGVGHEQQGAPQIRFLAPPDVGLIELGVADLSS; encoded by the coding sequence GTGGCCCCGTCGACGCTGAGCCTCCTGCTGGCCCTGCTGGCGGTCCCCGTCTTCGTCGGCGGGGTATGGGCCATCGCCCGCCGCCACCACGGCATCGAGGCGGCGGCCTTCGAGCTGGGTCTCGCCGTGCTGATCGGGGTGGGTCAGCTGGCCGTGGTCCTGGCGGTCGGGGGCAACAACTTCGACGCCATGTCGGTGGTGTACCTGGACGTCGTCGTCGCCCTGCCGCTCATAGCCTTGATCCTCCTCCTCGGTGGCCTGGTGGGTCGGCGGTGGGGGCTCCCCCGCCTCGGCCGGGTCGCGTCGATCCTCGCCGTGCTCGTGCTCGTGGCGCTGCCCCTCTTCGGCTTCTACGCCACCCACGTCGAGCCTTACGCGGTCTCGGTGGACCGCGCCTCGCTCGCCCTGCCCGCCGAACGCTCGGGCGACGACGTGATCCGCGTCGGCGTGCTCACCGACCTCCAGACCACCGAGATCGGTGGCTACGAGCGGCGGGCCGTGCGCCTGCTCCAGGAAGAGCGCCCGGACATCGTCTTCGTGTGCGGCGACCTCTTCCAGGGGACCCCCGGCCAGTTCGCGGCCAACCGGGAGGCGCTGCGCGACCTCTTCACCGGCATCGACGCACCCGGCGGCGTGTACGTGGTGCAGGGCGACACCGACGACGGGCCGACGCTCGCCGAGCTGTTCGCGGGAACCTCGGTGACGTACCTCTGGAACCAGGTCGTGGACACGCAGGTCGCTGACCGCAGGGTGCGCATCGCCGGCCTGGGGCTCGGTCGGGGCCGCGAAGGACGGGCCGCGCTGGCCGAGCTGACGGCGGCGCCACCGACGACGGTCCGCCTCGCCCTCACCCACCGGCCGGACTGGATCACCGAGGTCCCCGGGACCCCTGGCGCCGTGGACCTCATGGTCGCCGGCCACACCCACGGTGGCCAGATCCAGTTGCCCCTCATCGGGCCCCTGATGACGTTGACCGACGTGCCTCGCGACGTCGCCGCCGGAGGGCTCCACGACATCGAGGGGACCCCGATCTACGTGAGCCACGGGGTCGGCCACGAGCAGCAGGGAGCGCCCCAGATCCGCTTCCTCGCGCCCCCGGACGTCGGGCTGATCGAGCTCGGAGTCGCCGACCTCAGCTCTTGA
- a CDS encoding alpha/beta fold hydrolase, which translates to MPTAALNGIEVYYEQRGTGPRVLFANGSGSTLAEAALIVDVLAAGCEVVAHDQRGLGKTEVPPGPYTMADYAADAIALLDHVGWERCRVLGISFGGMVAQELAVTVPERVERLALLCTSPGGEGGSSYPLHELGDRPPAEQAAIGLSILDTRFTPEWLASHPSDQALVEMMVARRSQPDDPEQARGKAEQLGARRNHDVWDRLGRITCPTLVAGGRYDGIAPPANSEAIASRIADADLRFYEGGHAFLAQDPAAFPDVQAFLKS; encoded by the coding sequence GTGCCCACCGCCGCGCTGAACGGGATCGAGGTCTACTACGAGCAGCGGGGGACCGGGCCCCGCGTGCTCTTCGCGAACGGCTCGGGCTCCACGCTGGCGGAGGCGGCCCTCATCGTCGACGTGCTGGCCGCCGGGTGCGAGGTGGTGGCCCACGACCAGCGGGGATTGGGAAAGACCGAGGTGCCACCCGGGCCGTACACGATGGCCGACTACGCCGCCGACGCCATCGCCCTGCTCGACCACGTCGGCTGGGAGCGCTGCCGGGTGCTGGGCATCAGCTTCGGCGGGATGGTGGCCCAGGAGCTCGCGGTCACGGTGCCCGAGCGGGTCGAGCGCCTCGCCCTGCTCTGCACCTCTCCCGGTGGCGAGGGTGGCTCGTCGTACCCGCTGCACGAGCTGGGTGACCGCCCGCCGGCCGAGCAGGCGGCCATCGGCCTGAGCATCCTCGACACCCGCTTCACGCCGGAGTGGCTGGCGTCGCACCCGAGCGACCAGGCGTTGGTCGAGATGATGGTGGCGCGCCGCTCGCAGCCCGATGATCCCGAGCAGGCCCGCGGCAAGGCCGAGCAGCTCGGTGCCCGCCGCAACCACGACGTCTGGGATCGCCTCGGCCGCATCACCTGCCCGACGCTCGTCGCCGGCGGCCGCTACGACGGCATCGCCCCGCCCGCCAACAGCGAGGCCATCGCATCGCGGATCGCCGATGCCGATCTGCGCTTCTACGAGGGCGGCCACGCCTTCCTGGCCCAGGACCCGGCGGCGTTCCCCGACGTCCAGGCCTTCCTCAAGAGCTGA
- a CDS encoding sulfatase: MPVVRLLYVDIDTLRADHLGCHGYHRDTTPTIDALAADGVRFTNVYASDVPCLPSRTALSTGSFGIRNGVANHGGLAADLRPVGARRGFFSQWAVNAWASRFYWSGWTTASISSFPFRHSATWWNAGFMESMNLMRGMGIERADQVLPSALDWLDRRGRDDEWFLHVHLWDPHTPYNTPEDYGNPFAGDPVPAWHTEAVRARNWTLSGPHSAQEPWGFRPDEWGDPPPRQPWDASSMDAVKAIFDGYDVGVRYADDALATLLDKLDGLGVLDETAVLVSSDHGEAFGELGVYADHQAADEATAHIPAVLRWPGVAPSVHDGLQYHLDIAATTLALAGIEPGRQWDGKAVDIGGPGREHLVISQGAWSCQRAVRWDDHLYLRTWHDGYHGHWADEMLFDVARDPHETEDLAPSAPERTAEGARLLETWTAEHLERSGQEDPLDAVRREGGPFHVRHHLGPYLERLRSTDRGEWVEVLLARHADELG, from the coding sequence GTGCCCGTCGTGAGACTCCTCTACGTCGACATCGACACCCTGCGGGCCGACCACCTGGGCTGTCACGGATACCACCGGGACACGACGCCCACCATCGACGCGCTGGCGGCCGACGGTGTGCGCTTCACCAACGTGTACGCGTCCGACGTGCCGTGCCTGCCCAGCCGCACCGCGCTGAGCACCGGCAGCTTCGGCATCCGCAACGGCGTGGCCAACCACGGCGGACTCGCCGCCGACCTGCGCCCGGTCGGGGCCCGGCGGGGCTTCTTCAGCCAGTGGGCGGTCAATGCCTGGGCCAGCCGCTTCTACTGGTCGGGGTGGACTACGGCGTCGATCTCGAGCTTCCCGTTCCGCCACTCCGCGACGTGGTGGAACGCCGGGTTCATGGAGTCGATGAACCTCATGCGGGGGATGGGCATCGAGCGGGCGGACCAGGTGCTGCCCAGCGCCCTCGACTGGCTGGACCGCCGGGGCCGGGACGACGAGTGGTTCCTCCACGTGCACCTCTGGGACCCGCACACGCCCTACAACACGCCCGAGGACTACGGGAACCCGTTCGCCGGCGACCCCGTCCCGGCCTGGCACACCGAGGCGGTCCGCGCCCGGAACTGGACCCTGTCCGGGCCGCACTCGGCGCAGGAGCCCTGGGGCTTCCGCCCCGACGAGTGGGGCGACCCTCCACCCCGCCAGCCCTGGGACGCCTCGTCGATGGACGCGGTCAAGGCCATCTTCGACGGCTACGACGTCGGGGTGCGCTACGCGGACGACGCGCTGGCCACGCTGCTGGACAAGCTCGACGGCCTCGGAGTGCTGGACGAGACCGCCGTGCTCGTCAGCAGCGACCACGGCGAGGCCTTCGGGGAGCTGGGGGTCTACGCCGACCACCAGGCCGCGGACGAGGCCACCGCGCACATCCCGGCCGTCCTGCGGTGGCCCGGCGTCGCCCCCTCGGTGCACGACGGCCTGCAATACCACCTCGACATCGCGGCCACGACGCTGGCCCTGGCCGGGATCGAGCCCGGCCGTCAGTGGGACGGGAAGGCGGTCGACATCGGCGGGCCCGGCCGCGAGCACCTGGTCATCTCCCAGGGAGCGTGGTCGTGCCAGCGGGCCGTGCGGTGGGACGACCACCTGTACCTGCGCACCTGGCACGACGGCTACCACGGCCATTGGGCCGACGAGATGCTGTTCGACGTCGCCCGCGACCCCCACGAGACCGAGGACCTCGCCCCCTCGGCGCCGGAGCGCACCGCCGAGGGCGCGCGGCTCCTCGAGACCTGGACGGCCGAGCACCTCGAGCGCAGCGGCCAGGAGGACCCCCTCGACGCCGTGCGCCGCGAAGGCGGGCCGTTCCACGTCCGCCACCACCTGGGCCCCTACCTCGAGCGCCTGCGGTCGACGGACCGTGGCGAGTGGGTCGAGGTGCTCCTCGCCCGCCACGCCGACGAGCTGGGCTGA
- a CDS encoding EamA family transporter gives MTRRGWVLFTAMSVIWGLPYLFIKIAVEDLDPSVVVAGRTMIAFVLLLPVAIHRKALRPVLARWPWLVLFATMEMAIPWLLLTDAEQRLPSSLTGLLVATVPLFGAMAALGLGDRSVLAPRRLAGLALGMAGVGLLVGFGGEGGTVDVRSVVQVLIVAVLYATAPFVADRRLSDVPTLGVVTAAIGGVAFLYLPAAVVQRPDTTPPADALWAMVGLGVLCTAIAFIVFFALIDEIGPARSTLITFANPAVAVTLGVIVLGEALTVGLLLGFPVVLAGCWLAGRRDEPMSELDAEAAVAPV, from the coding sequence GTGACCCGACGAGGCTGGGTGCTCTTCACCGCGATGTCGGTGATCTGGGGCCTGCCGTACCTCTTCATCAAGATCGCGGTGGAGGACCTCGACCCGTCGGTCGTGGTCGCCGGGCGCACCATGATCGCCTTCGTCCTGCTGCTCCCTGTCGCAATCCACCGCAAGGCGTTGCGCCCCGTGCTCGCCCGCTGGCCGTGGCTCGTCCTGTTCGCCACCATGGAGATGGCCATCCCGTGGCTGCTGCTCACGGACGCCGAGCAGCGCCTGCCGTCGTCGCTCACCGGCCTGCTCGTGGCCACCGTGCCGCTCTTCGGCGCCATGGCCGCCCTGGGGCTCGGCGACCGCTCGGTGCTCGCGCCGCGGCGCCTCGCCGGGCTGGCGCTCGGCATGGCCGGCGTCGGGCTGCTCGTCGGCTTCGGTGGTGAAGGCGGCACGGTCGACGTCCGCAGCGTCGTGCAGGTGCTGATCGTGGCCGTCCTCTACGCCACGGCCCCGTTCGTGGCCGACCGGCGCCTCTCCGACGTGCCGACGCTCGGCGTGGTGACGGCCGCCATCGGCGGGGTGGCCTTCCTCTACCTGCCAGCGGCCGTCGTGCAACGGCCGGACACCACCCCGCCCGCCGACGCGCTCTGGGCCATGGTCGGCCTCGGCGTGCTCTGCACCGCCATCGCCTTCATCGTGTTCTTCGCCCTCATCGACGAGATCGGCCCGGCCCGGTCGACGCTCATCACCTTCGCCAATCCCGCGGTGGCGGTCACGCTGGGGGTCATCGTCCTGGGCGAGGCCCTCACCGTCGGCTTGCTGCTCGGCTTCCCCGTGGTGCTGGCCGGTTGCTGGCTGGCGGGACGGCGCGACGAGCCGATGTCCGAGCTGGACGCCGAGGCCGCGGTCGCTCCCGTCTGA
- a CDS encoding alkaline phosphatase D family protein: protein MADTPSTPSTPSTPTRPGISRRAFLVGTVASGALLAVGCSSDGGGSGSGGAAATTTTLPVPDLPGDPFTLGVASGDPLSDSVILWTRLAPEPLAARGGMPRGVDVPVRWELQTADGGETVDEGVTVAPADQGHTVHLDAQGLEPDTVYRYRFSVGDFTSNWGRARTLPAEGTSPEQFVIAQVSCAQYDSARYAAYRDLAEQEPDLVLCLGDYLYEHPGGDVRPGVITAIDLADYRYQYALYRTDPQLRRAHAVAPWIVTWDDHEVSNNYVSDTPDPESESPNAAALLERRAAAYRAWWENMPVRLDPPDGPDLAIHRRFAVGDLAAIHVLDTRQYRTPLDCETAAGISAGRRCDTSVAASTTVLGEEQEAWLAEGLAEEATWHVLAQQIVTHQWRFGPGDDTVWNLDQWDGYPTARERLFADLADAAGAPVVLTGDVHTSWAADLLEDFDDPDSAQVGVELVAPGIGSSGDALAGIQQVLLDNNPHIVYSEVGHRGWIKNTLTPDDWTAEFRLVADHTDAASPVTVDATLVTRPGEGFTPT, encoded by the coding sequence ATGGCGGACACCCCGAGCACCCCGAGCACCCCGAGTACCCCGACCAGACCTGGGATCTCCCGTCGCGCCTTCCTGGTCGGGACCGTGGCCTCGGGCGCGCTGCTCGCGGTGGGCTGTTCGAGCGACGGCGGCGGCAGCGGCAGCGGGGGAGCGGCGGCCACCACCACGACGCTCCCCGTGCCCGACCTCCCCGGCGACCCGTTCACCCTCGGCGTCGCGTCGGGCGACCCTCTGAGCGACTCGGTCATCCTGTGGACCCGTCTCGCTCCCGAGCCCCTCGCCGCCCGTGGAGGCATGCCGCGTGGCGTCGACGTCCCGGTCCGCTGGGAGCTCCAGACCGCCGACGGCGGCGAGACCGTCGACGAGGGCGTCACCGTCGCCCCGGCCGACCAAGGCCACACCGTCCACCTCGATGCCCAGGGCCTCGAGCCCGACACCGTCTACCGCTACCGCTTCTCGGTCGGCGACTTCACCTCGAACTGGGGCCGGGCCCGCACCCTTCCGGCCGAGGGCACGTCGCCCGAGCAGTTCGTCATCGCCCAGGTCAGCTGCGCCCAGTACGACAGCGCCCGCTACGCCGCGTACCGGGACCTCGCCGAGCAGGAGCCCGATCTCGTCCTCTGCCTCGGCGACTACCTCTACGAGCATCCCGGCGGCGACGTGCGCCCCGGCGTCATCACGGCCATCGACCTGGCCGACTACCGCTACCAGTACGCCCTCTACCGCACGGACCCGCAGCTGCGCCGGGCCCACGCGGTGGCCCCGTGGATCGTCACCTGGGACGACCACGAGGTGTCCAACAACTACGTGTCGGACACCCCCGACCCCGAGAGCGAGTCGCCGAACGCGGCGGCGCTGCTGGAGCGGCGGGCCGCGGCCTACCGGGCCTGGTGGGAGAACATGCCGGTCCGCCTCGACCCGCCCGACGGGCCCGACCTCGCCATCCACCGCCGCTTCGCGGTGGGCGACCTGGCCGCCATCCACGTACTCGACACCCGCCAGTACCGCACCCCCCTCGACTGCGAGACCGCGGCCGGCATCTCCGCCGGCCGGCGGTGCGACACCAGCGTCGCCGCGTCCACGACCGTCCTCGGCGAGGAGCAGGAGGCCTGGTTGGCCGAGGGGCTCGCCGAGGAGGCGACCTGGCACGTGCTCGCGCAGCAGATCGTCACCCACCAGTGGCGCTTCGGCCCCGGCGACGACACCGTCTGGAACCTCGACCAGTGGGACGGCTACCCGACGGCCCGCGAGCGCCTCTTCGCCGACCTCGCCGACGCGGCCGGCGCCCCCGTCGTGCTGACGGGCGACGTCCACACGAGCTGGGCCGCCGACCTGCTCGAGGACTTCGACGACCCCGACTCGGCGCAGGTGGGCGTCGAGCTGGTCGCTCCGGGCATCGGCTCGTCGGGCGACGCGCTCGCCGGGATCCAGCAGGTGCTCCTCGACAACAACCCGCACATCGTCTACTCCGAGGTGGGCCACCGGGGCTGGATCAAGAACACCCTCACGCCCGACGACTGGACCGCCGAGTTCCGCCTGGTGGCCGACCACACCGACGCGGCCAGCCCGGTGACCGTCGACGCCACCCTCGTCACCCGCCCGGGCGAGGGCTTCACGCCGACCTGA
- the yaaA gene encoding peroxide stress protein YaaA — protein sequence MLTILLPPSEGKAPGGRGAGWDPASGRFRRLAEQRRAVADALVAVGGGSEKLLGARGELLERAREANRSVLGAPTLPAWRRFTGVVWTALGAADLPPEAKARARSSVVVVSALTGLTAWSDPVPDFRLKLSVAPPGLGRLDAFWREPLSAALNRHLARRTVVDLLPLEHRAAWVPDPSRYRLLRPAFTTADGKPGGHGAKAAKGELARALLLGDDVDEVLSSFDAGPLLLDVEEIRSA from the coding sequence GTGCTGACCATCCTGTTGCCCCCCTCGGAGGGCAAGGCGCCGGGCGGGCGGGGCGCGGGGTGGGACCCGGCCTCGGGCCGGTTCCGGCGCCTGGCCGAGCAACGCCGGGCCGTGGCCGACGCGCTCGTCGCCGTCGGCGGCGGCAGCGAGAAGCTGCTCGGAGCGAGGGGCGAGCTGCTCGAGCGGGCCCGGGAGGCCAACCGGTCCGTGCTCGGCGCACCGACGTTGCCGGCGTGGCGGCGCTTCACCGGGGTCGTGTGGACGGCGCTCGGAGCGGCGGATCTGCCCCCGGAGGCCAAGGCGCGGGCCCGGTCCTCGGTGGTCGTGGTCTCGGCGCTGACGGGGCTCACGGCGTGGAGCGACCCGGTCCCCGACTTCCGCCTCAAGCTCTCGGTCGCCCCGCCGGGGTTGGGACGCCTCGACGCCTTCTGGCGCGAGCCACTGTCGGCGGCGCTCAACCGACACCTGGCGCGCCGCACCGTCGTCGACCTGCTGCCCCTCGAGCACCGGGCCGCCTGGGTGCCCGACCCGTCCCGCTACCGCCTGCTGCGCCCGGCGTTCACCACTGCCGACGGCAAGCCCGGCGGACACGGCGCCAAGGCGGCCAAGGGCGAGCTGGCTCGCGCCCTGCTGCTGGGCGACGACGTGGACGAGGTGCTCTCGTCGTTCGACGCCGGTCCCCTGCTCCTCGACGTGGAGGAGATCAGGTCGGCGTGA
- a CDS encoding OB-fold domain-containing protein produces MVSTQRSWPHDRIPVEPRGCDTFGLPDDRRLDVAEQVPLVDYLVLGDEPHLQANECTACGARFFDRRNACASCGKTEFTKAAIATEGVLRSFTIVAFAAPGIPVPFVAGIIDCDGTQVRANVVDVEPDPEHVTLGMKLKLTTFPIGEDSAGTEAIGFGFAPLEAN; encoded by the coding sequence ATGGTCAGCACCCAGCGATCATGGCCGCACGACCGCATTCCGGTGGAACCCAGGGGATGCGATACCTTCGGCCTCCCCGACGACCGGAGGTTGGACGTGGCCGAACAGGTCCCCCTGGTGGACTACCTCGTCTTGGGAGACGAGCCCCACCTGCAGGCGAACGAGTGCACCGCGTGTGGTGCGCGCTTCTTCGACCGGCGCAACGCGTGCGCCTCGTGTGGCAAGACCGAGTTCACCAAGGCGGCCATCGCCACCGAGGGTGTGCTGCGGTCGTTCACCATCGTGGCCTTCGCTGCGCCGGGCATCCCCGTGCCCTTCGTGGCCGGCATCATCGACTGCGACGGCACGCAGGTGCGGGCCAACGTCGTGGACGTCGAGCCCGACCCCGAGCACGTCACCCTGGGCATGAAGCTCAAGCTCACCACCTTCCCGATCGGCGAGGACAGCGCCGGCACCGAAGCGATCGGCTTCGGCTTCGCACCCCTGGAGGCGAACTGA
- a CDS encoding thiolase family protein: MASDDIWILGITMTKFGKRPEDDVVDLAAEAALGALADGGVTIQEMGVLAAGNLMGAAAGIGQQLQKQIGQTGIPVYNVANACATGATALRTAIMAVKAGECDMGLAVGVEKLSGAGLLSGGSRKEDADTWTPKGRYGAVAGLDGRVGTEIMPGVFAQVGMEYGYEHGGATFELFARISEKNHSHSTLNPLAAYSKAMTLEQIMGDIMIAYPNTRPMCSANCDGAAAAVVVSDAKLKTLDPDQRRRAVKVSASVLTSDPWDEGCQQLPNVNTLTRRAAVQAYEQAGVAPEDLDLVELHDCFATAELVHYDNLQLCAPGEAVPFFESGATWRTGSTPVNVSGGLESKGHPIAATGIANIWEVCHHLRGEAGDRQIEGAKVGLAHVIGLGSACGVHILEKAA; this comes from the coding sequence ATGGCAAGTGACGACATCTGGATCCTCGGCATCACCATGACCAAGTTCGGCAAGCGGCCCGAGGACGACGTCGTCGACCTCGCCGCCGAGGCCGCGCTCGGCGCGCTCGCCGACGGCGGGGTCACCATCCAGGAGATGGGCGTGCTGGCCGCCGGCAACCTCATGGGCGCGGCCGCGGGCATCGGCCAGCAGCTCCAGAAGCAGATCGGCCAGACCGGCATCCCCGTCTACAACGTGGCCAACGCCTGCGCCACCGGGGCCACCGCACTGCGCACGGCGATCATGGCGGTCAAGGCGGGCGAGTGCGACATGGGCCTGGCCGTCGGTGTGGAGAAGCTCTCCGGTGCCGGCCTGCTCTCCGGCGGCAGCCGCAAGGAGGACGCCGACACCTGGACGCCCAAGGGTCGCTACGGCGCCGTGGCCGGCCTCGACGGCCGCGTCGGCACCGAGATCATGCCGGGCGTCTTCGCCCAGGTGGGCATGGAGTACGGCTACGAACACGGCGGCGCCACGTTCGAGCTCTTCGCCCGCATCAGCGAGAAGAACCACTCGCACTCGACGCTCAACCCGCTGGCCGCCTACTCGAAGGCCATGACCCTCGAGCAGATCATGGGCGACATCATGATCGCCTACCCGAACACCCGGCCGATGTGCTCGGCCAACTGCGACGGCGCCGCCGCCGCGGTCGTGGTGTCCGACGCCAAGCTCAAGACCCTCGACCCCGACCAGCGCCGGCGGGCGGTCAAGGTGTCGGCGTCGGTGCTCACCAGCGATCCCTGGGACGAGGGCTGCCAGCAGCTCCCCAACGTGAACACCCTGACCCGCCGGGCCGCGGTCCAGGCCTACGAGCAGGCCGGCGTGGCCCCCGAGGATCTCGACCTCGTCGAGCTCCACGACTGCTTCGCCACCGCCGAGCTCGTCCACTACGACAACCTCCAGCTCTGCGCGCCGGGCGAGGCCGTCCCGTTCTTCGAGTCGGGCGCCACGTGGCGCACGGGCAGCACCCCGGTCAACGTGTCCGGCGGCCTCGAGTCCAAGGGCCACCCGATCGCCGCCACGGGCATCGCCAACATCTGGGAGGTGTGCCACCACCTCCGCGGCGAGGCCGGCGACCGCCAGATCGAGGGCGCGAAGGTGGGCCTGGCCCACGTCATCGGCCTCGGCTCGGCTTGCGGCGTGCACATCCTCGAGAAGGCCGCCTGA